One genomic segment of Coffea arabica cultivar ET-39 chromosome 6e, Coffea Arabica ET-39 HiFi, whole genome shotgun sequence includes these proteins:
- the LOC113697291 gene encoding uncharacterized protein isoform X2, translating into MTQTQRQGSEQLQTLMQSGQISGSLSFNGTLSREDEEMSKSALSTFRAKEEEIEKKKLEVKEKVQAQLGRIEEETKRLATIREELEALADPMKKEVSVVRKKIDAVNKDLKPLGQTCQKKEKEYKEALEAFNEKNKEKVQLISRLMELVGESEKLRMKKLEELSKSIETIR; encoded by the exons ATGACTCAAACTCAGAGGCAGGGATCTGAGCAGCTGCAAACGCTGATGCAGTCTGGTCAAATTTCTGGGAGCCTAAGCTTTAATGGGACCTTGAGCAGAGAAGATGAGGAGATGTCAAAGTCTGCTCTCTCTACTTTCAGGGCTAAGGAGGAGGAGATTGAGAAGAAGAAGCTTGAGGTCAAGGAGAAGGTTCAAGCCCAGCTTGGCCGTATTGAAGAAGAGACCAAGCGCTTGGCCACTATCCGTGAG GAACTAGAAGCGCTAGCAGATCCAATGAAGAAGGAAGTTTCCGTAGTTAGGAAGAAGATTGATGCTGTCAACAAAGATTTAAAACCACTGGGCCAGACTTGCCAGAAGAAG GAGAAGGAATACAAAGAAGCTCTGGAGGCTTTCAATGAGAAGAACAAGGAAAAAGTACAGCTGATTAGCCGATTGATGGAG CTGGTCGGCGAGAGTGAAAAGTTGAGGATGAAGAAGTTGGAAGAATTGAGCAAGAGCATAGAAACAATACGTTAA
- the LOC113697291 gene encoding uncharacterized protein isoform X1 has protein sequence MTQTQRQGSEQLQTLMQSGQISGSLSFNGTLSREDEEMSKSALSTFRAKEEEIEKKKLEVKEKVQAQLGRIEEETKRLATIREELEALADPMKKEVSVVRKKIDAVNKDLKPLGQTCQKKEKEYKEALEAFNEKNKEKVQLISRLMEVSNLVGESEKLRMKKLEELSKSIETIR, from the exons ATGACTCAAACTCAGAGGCAGGGATCTGAGCAGCTGCAAACGCTGATGCAGTCTGGTCAAATTTCTGGGAGCCTAAGCTTTAATGGGACCTTGAGCAGAGAAGATGAGGAGATGTCAAAGTCTGCTCTCTCTACTTTCAGGGCTAAGGAGGAGGAGATTGAGAAGAAGAAGCTTGAGGTCAAGGAGAAGGTTCAAGCCCAGCTTGGCCGTATTGAAGAAGAGACCAAGCGCTTGGCCACTATCCGTGAG GAACTAGAAGCGCTAGCAGATCCAATGAAGAAGGAAGTTTCCGTAGTTAGGAAGAAGATTGATGCTGTCAACAAAGATTTAAAACCACTGGGCCAGACTTGCCAGAAGAAG GAGAAGGAATACAAAGAAGCTCTGGAGGCTTTCAATGAGAAGAACAAGGAAAAAGTACAGCTGATTAGCCGATTGATGGAGGTGAGCAAT CTGGTCGGCGAGAGTGAAAAGTTGAGGATGAAGAAGTTGGAAGAATTGAGCAAGAGCATAGAAACAATACGTTAA